The following coding sequences lie in one Eulemur rufifrons isolate Redbay chromosome 11, OSU_ERuf_1, whole genome shotgun sequence genomic window:
- the TAF5L gene encoding TAF5-like RNA polymerase II p300/CBP-associated factor-associated factor 65 kDa subunit 5L: MKRVRTEQIQMAVSCYLKRRQYMDSDGPLKQGLRLSQTAEEMAANLTVQSESGCANIVSAAPCQAEPQQYEVQFGRLRNFLTDSDSQHSHEVMPLLYPLFVYLHLHLVQNSPKSTVESFYSRFHGMFLQNASQKDVIEQLQTTQTIQDVLSNFKLRAFLDNKYVVRLQEDSYNYLIRYLQSDNNTALCKVLTLHIHLDVQPAKRTDYQLYASGSSSRSESNGLEPPDMPSPILQNEAALEVLQESIKRVKDGPPSLTTICFYAFYNTEQLLNTAEISPDSKLLAAGFDNSCIKLWSLRSKKLKSEPHQVDVSRIHLACDVLEEEDDEEDNAGAEMKVLRGHCGPVYSTRFLADSSGLLSCSEDMSIRYWDLGSFTNTVLYQGHAYPVWDLDISPYSLYFASGSHDRTARLWSFDRTYPLRIYAGHLADVDCVKFHPNSNYLATGSTDKTVRLWSAQQGNSVRLFTGHRGPVLSLAFSPNGKYLASAGEDQRLKLWDLASGTLYKELRGHTDNITSLTFSPDSGLIASASMDNSVRVWDIRNTYCSAPADGSSGELVGVYTGQVSNVLSVQFMACNLLLVTGITQENQEH, translated from the exons ATGAAACGAGTGCGCACCGAGCAGATTCAGATGGCAGTGTCCTGCTACCTCAAACGCCGGCAATACATGGACTCAGACGGTCCCCTGAAGCAAGGACTGCGGCTGTCACAGACTGCTGAGGAGATGGCGGCCAATCTCACAG TTCAGTCAGAATCTGGTTGTGCCAACATAGTGTCTGCAGCCCCTTGCCAGGCAGAACCCCAGCAATATGAAGTACAGTTTGGACGACTGCGGAATTTTCTCACTG ATTCTGATTCCCAGCATAGCCACGAAGTGATGCCTCTCCTCTATCCTCTCTTTGtctacctccacctccacctggtCCAGAATAGTCCGAAGAGCACAGTGGAAAGTTTTTACAGCCGCTTCCATGGAATGTTTCTGCAGAACGCCAGCCAGAAGGACGTCATCGAGCAGCTGCAGACCACCCAGACCATCCAGGACGTCCTGTCTAACTTCAAGCTCCGAGCATTCCTAGATAACAAGTACGTGGTCCGCCTCCAAGAAGACAGCTACAACTACCTTATCCGCTACCTCCAAAGTGACAACAATACTGCCCTCTGCAAAGTCCTGACCTTACACATTCATCTTGATGTGCAGCCTGCCAAGAGAACAGACTACCAGCTCTACGCCAGTGGCAGCTCCTCTCGCAGTGAGAGCAACGGCTTGGAGCCCCCGGACATGCCCAGCCCGATTCTGCAGAACGAGGCTGCTCTGGAGGTCTTGCAGGAGAGCATTAAGCGTGTCAAGGACGGGCCTCCCTCCCTCACTACCATCTGCTTCTATGCCTTCTATAACACAGAGCAACTGTTGAACACTGCAGAAATCTCCCCTGATAGCAAGCTGCTTGCTGCTGGGTTTGACAACTCGTGTATAAAACTTTGGAGTTTACGATCCAAGAAGTTAAAATCAGAGCCCCATCAAGTAGACGTGTCCCGCATCCACTTGGCTTGTGATGTTCTGGAGGAAGAG GATGATGAGGAGGATAATGCAGGCGCAGAGATGAAGGTACTGCGGGGACACTGTGGGCCAGTGTACAGCACGAGGTTCCTTGCAGACAGCTCAGGGTTGCTCTCCTGTTCTGAAGACATGTCCATCCGGTACTGGGACCTGGGCAGTTTCACCAACACTGTGCTGTACCAAGGACATGCCTACCCTGTGTGGGACCTGGACATCAGCCCGTACAGTCTGTACTTCGCCAGCGGGTCCCACGACCGCACCGCCAGGCTGTGGTCCTTTGATCGGACGTACCCGCTGAGGATATATGCAGGCCACCTGGCAGATGTGGACTGTGTCAAATTCCACCCGAATTCAAACTACTTAGCTACAGGCTCAACCGACAAGACCGTCCGGCTGTGGAGCGCCCAGCAGGGGAACTCGGTGCGGCTCTTCACCGGCCACCGTGGCCCCGTGCTTTCTCTTGCCTTCTCCCCCAACGGTAAGTACTTGGCGTCTGCGGGCGAGGACCAGCGGCTGAAGCTGTGGGACTTGGCCTCTGGGACCCTTTATAAAGAACTGAGAGGCCACACAGACAATATCACCAGCCTGACCTTCAGTCCAGACAGTGGCTTGATCGCCTCTGCCTCCATGGACAACTCGGTGCGCGTCTGGGACATCAGGAACACCTACTGCAGCGCGCCTGCCGACGGCTCCTCCGGCGAGCTCGTGGGCGTGTACACCGGGCAGGTGAGCAACGTGCTCAGTGTGCAGTTCATGGCCTGTAACCTTCTTCTGGTGACTGGAATTACACAAGAAAATCAGGAacattaa